One region of Faecalibacter bovis genomic DNA includes:
- a CDS encoding type I restriction-modification system subunit M translates to MAKKVQTKSTEEILWDAANKLRGSIEPSEYKHVVLSLIFLKFASDKFIKRREELKAEGKEAFLEIPEFYQAENVFYLPEVSRWEYIIENAKQEDITLKVDTALKTIERTNKSLEGALPDNYFSRLGLDQSKFSALLDTINNIDTLRDEAQDIVGRVYEYFLSKFAIAEGKGKGEFYTPKSIVNLIAEMIEPYKGKIYDPSCGSGGMFVQSLKFIEKHQGNKKDISIYGQELTNTTFKLAKMNLAIRGISANLGNKAADTFGDDQHAALKADYIMANPPFNLKDWRAENELTDDPRWTGYEVPPKSNANYAWILNMISKLSQNGVAGFILANGALSGGGEEYKIRKQIIENDLVEAIVILPRAMFYSTDISVTLWILNRNKMERTEVRANCDSPRHYRNREGEVLFMDLRQKGEPFEKKFIQFSEKDIEQIASTYHNWQTLSGEEIGDDEREKERLYGRIAIRPNLRKRSRILLQRNFRRNS, encoded by the coding sequence ATGGCCAAAAAAGTACAAACCAAAAGTACAGAAGAAATCCTTTGGGATGCAGCAAATAAATTACGTGGTTCAATAGAACCTTCAGAATATAAACACGTGGTATTGAGTTTAATCTTCTTGAAATTTGCAAGTGATAAATTCATCAAACGCAGAGAAGAATTAAAAGCTGAAGGTAAAGAAGCCTTCTTAGAAATACCAGAATTTTATCAGGCAGAAAACGTATTCTATTTGCCTGAAGTATCGCGTTGGGAATACATTATCGAAAATGCCAAACAAGAAGACATTACGCTAAAAGTAGATACCGCACTTAAAACCATAGAACGTACCAACAAATCTTTAGAAGGTGCGTTACCTGACAACTATTTCTCAAGATTAGGATTGGATCAATCTAAGTTTTCGGCTTTATTGGATACTATCAATAACATCGATACGCTTCGTGATGAAGCCCAAGATATTGTAGGACGTGTGTACGAATATTTCTTGAGCAAATTTGCCATTGCCGAAGGAAAAGGGAAAGGAGAATTCTATACGCCAAAGTCGATTGTAAACTTGATTGCCGAAATGATTGAACCCTACAAAGGGAAAATCTATGACCCTTCTTGTGGTTCGGGTGGTATGTTTGTACAATCGTTGAAGTTTATTGAGAAACACCAAGGAAACAAAAAAGACATTTCCATTTACGGACAAGAGTTAACGAATACCACGTTTAAACTGGCTAAAATGAACTTAGCCATTCGTGGGATTTCTGCCAATTTAGGAAACAAAGCGGCCGATACGTTTGGTGACGATCAGCACGCAGCATTGAAAGCTGATTACATCATGGCGAATCCTCCGTTCAATTTAAAAGATTGGCGCGCGGAAAACGAATTAACGGATGATCCACGGTGGACTGGTTACGAAGTTCCTCCAAAATCCAATGCCAACTATGCGTGGATTTTGAATATGATTTCTAAACTATCGCAAAACGGTGTCGCTGGTTTTATCTTAGCCAATGGTGCGCTTTCGGGTGGTGGTGAAGAATACAAAATCCGTAAACAAATTATAGAAAACGACTTGGTAGAAGCAATTGTAATTTTACCAAGAGCGATGTTTTATTCTACAGATATTTCGGTGACACTTTGGATTTTGAACCGTAATAAAATGGAACGCACTGAAGTAAGGGCGAATTGCGATTCTCCCCGACATTACCGTAACCGCGAAGGTGAAGTGTTGTTTATGGATTTACGTCAAAAAGGTGAACCGTTTGAAAAGAAATTCATTCAGTTTTCTGAAAAAGATATTGAGCAGATTGCATCAACCTATCATAACTGGCAGACACTTAGCGGTGAAGAAATTGGCGACGATGAGAGAGAGAAAGAGCGATTGTACGGGCGAATTGCAATTCGCCCCAACTTACGCAAACGTTCCCGAATATTGTTACAGCGCAACTTTAGAAGAAATTCGTAA
- a CDS encoding type II toxin-antitoxin system HigB family toxin translates to MRVIAIKTLRVFWTKHADSEQQLKAWYQEAEKATWKNSNEIKTEYPSASILEDNRICFNIKGNHYRLIVKINFMHQMMWIRFIGTHAEYDKINANTI, encoded by the coding sequence TTGAGAGTTATAGCAATAAAAACATTACGTGTTTTTTGGACAAAACATGCAGATAGTGAACAGCAATTAAAAGCTTGGTATCAAGAGGCAGAAAAAGCAACTTGGAAAAATAGTAATGAGATAAAGACCGAGTATCCAAGCGCAAGTATTTTAGAAGATAATAGAATATGTTTTAATATTAAGGGAAATCATTACCGATTAATTGTTAAAATAAACTTCATGCATCAAATGATGTGGATTCGTTTTATAGGAACCCACGCAGAATATGATAAAATTAATGCCAATACCATTTAA
- a CDS encoding transposase: MEQYNPYKHHRKSIRLIGYDYSQAGLYFVTLVCQDRAHLFGDIKDGIMYLNEFGQLVADEWLHTQAVRYNVVIHEFIVMPNHIHGIIEILYPKESSNIVGALKSPSQTIGAIVRGYKIATIKRIKELIKRTEDNKGEDSKGELQFAPTAPTFPTNPTREIIKSLDYKIWQRNYYEHIIRDEKAFINISNYIIENPKRWINDEYNLSQ, encoded by the coding sequence ATGGAACAATACAACCCTTATAAACACCATCGAAAGTCGATACGTTTGATTGGCTATGATTATAGCCAAGCGGGATTGTATTTTGTTACTTTAGTTTGTCAAGATAGAGCGCATTTGTTTGGTGATATAAAAGATGGTATCATGTATTTGAATGAATTTGGGCAACTTGTAGCTGATGAGTGGTTACATACGCAGGCAGTTCGATATAATGTTGTAATACACGAATTTATAGTAATGCCTAATCATATCCATGGTATTATAGAAATACTATATCCTAAAGAATCAAGCAATATTGTAGGCGCTTTAAAATCGCCTTCCCAAACCATAGGTGCAATCGTAAGAGGCTATAAAATAGCTACTATAAAAAGAATAAAAGAACTTATAAAACGAACAGAAGATAATAAGGGCGAAGATAGTAAGGGCGAATTGCAATTCGCCCCAACCGCCCCAACTTTCCCAACTAATCCAACGAGGGAAATCATAAAATCCTTAGATTATAAAATCTGGCAACGTAACTACTATGAACATATCATAAGAGATGAAAAGGCTTTTATCAATATTAGTAATTACATTATTGAAAATCCTAAACGATGGATAAACGATGAATATAACCTATCACAGTAA
- a CDS encoding helix-turn-helix domain-containing protein, with translation MKLKPIKSEQDYETALERLEVIFDALPGTEESDELEILGMLIEKYEKEHYPMDLPDPIEAIKFRMEQMGYTQNDLAEMIGLKSRASEILNRKRKLSLEMIRTLTQKLHIPSEVLIQVY, from the coding sequence ATGAAATTGAAACCTATAAAATCAGAACAAGATTACGAAACAGCTTTAGAAAGACTAGAGGTGATTTTTGACGCACTTCCTGGAACGGAAGAAAGTGATGAATTGGAGATTTTGGGAATGTTGATTGAAAAATATGAAAAAGAACATTATCCTATGGATTTACCAGATCCAATTGAAGCAATTAAATTTAGAATGGAACAAATGGGCTACACACAAAATGATTTAGCAGAAATGATTGGATTAAAAAGTAGAGCAAGTGAAATTTTAAATAGAAAGCGAAAATTATCTCTTGAAATGATCCGTACTTTAACCCAAAAATTACATATTCCTTCCGAAGTTCTAATTCAAGTATATTAA
- a CDS encoding restriction endonuclease subunit S has translation MSYKKLGDYIQQVNNRNRDLQVDTLLGVSITKKLIPSIANTVGTDMSTYKIIEKGQFAYGTITSRNGDKISIALADEYEKALVSQIYIVFEVIDKNELLPEYLMMWFSRPEFDRYARYHSHGSTRESFDWEDLCEVELPVPSIEKQREIVAQYQAVAKKIKVNEQICEKLDATAQTLYKQWFVDFEFPNEEGKPYKSSGGAMVYNQELEKEIPGGWVISNLGDITYVIDCLHSKKPEEIKESNSQNILLQVNNIGKYGLLDLSKKYNISDEDYELWTSRIELNNSDCFITNVGVDGIAQIPKGVNAALGRNMTALRLKEGFNFPSFLITLLLSDYMKKEIDDNKDTGTVMQALNVSTIPKLRFLNPTLDLVEIFDNNILIIRKKLENLFLQNQKLTQLQSLMLSRLATLEG, from the coding sequence ATGAGTTATAAAAAGTTGGGTGATTATATTCAACAAGTAAATAATCGTAACAGAGATTTACAAGTTGATACATTGCTTGGTGTAAGTATTACAAAAAAACTGATTCCATCCATTGCAAATACGGTTGGAACGGATATGTCTACATATAAAATTATTGAAAAGGGACAATTCGCATACGGAACCATTACATCAAGAAATGGAGATAAAATATCTATTGCATTAGCTGATGAATATGAAAAGGCTTTGGTTTCTCAAATCTACATAGTATTTGAAGTAATAGATAAAAATGAATTGCTACCTGAATATTTGATGATGTGGTTTTCTCGACCAGAATTTGATCGTTATGCTCGTTATCATTCGCATGGAAGTACAAGAGAATCTTTTGACTGGGAAGATTTATGTGAAGTAGAATTACCTGTTCCCTCCATCGAAAAACAACGCGAAATTGTAGCCCAATACCAAGCGGTAGCAAAAAAAATCAAAGTCAACGAACAAATCTGCGAGAAGTTAGATGCCACTGCTCAAACCTTATACAAGCAATGGTTTGTCGATTTTGAATTTCCAAACGAAGAAGGTAAACCTTACAAATCTTCTGGTGGTGCAATGGTGTACAACCAAGAATTAGAAAAGGAAATCCCTGGAGGTTGGGTTATTTCAAATTTAGGAGACATAACTTATGTAATAGATTGCTTACATTCTAAGAAGCCTGAAGAAATAAAAGAAAGTAATAGTCAAAATATTCTTTTGCAGGTAAATAATATAGGTAAATATGGGTTATTAGATCTTAGCAAAAAATATAATATTTCAGACGAAGATTATGAGTTATGGACATCACGTATTGAGCTAAATAACAGTGATTGTTTTATTACAAATGTTGGTGTTGATGGCATTGCTCAAATACCAAAAGGTGTAAATGCAGCATTAGGTAGAAATATGACTGCTTTAAGGTTAAAGGAAGGTTTTAATTTTCCATCATTTTTAATAACGTTATTACTATCTGATTATATGAAAAAAGAAATTGATGATAATAAAGATACAGGTACTGTAATGCAAGCATTAAACGTATCAACAATCCCAAAGCTAAGATTTTTAAATCCTACATTGGATTTAGTTGAAATATTTGATAATAATATATTAATTATAAGAAAAAAATTAGAGAATTTATTTTTGCAAAACCAAAAACTCACTCAACTCCAATCATTGATGTTAAGTCGCTTAGCAACGTTGGAGGGGTAA
- a CDS encoding DUF6088 family protein, with protein sequence MKSSKNQIETKILKSSLGEIFFAEDFYAYGSPGNIRLTLFRLVNEGILERLAQGIYLKPKRDPLLGILYPTTEEIAKQIAQRDKARIAPTGVFALYLLGLTTQVPLKAVYLSDGSQREIKIGNRTIQFKKTVPKSFAIKDELLHLIVQAFKEVSQNKVTEIFLEKIKPSVVQLDSQVVQKQVKYAPVWIQKHINNIYTQR encoded by the coding sequence GTGAAATCATCTAAAAATCAAATAGAAACAAAGATTTTAAAATCATCATTAGGCGAAATATTTTTCGCTGAAGATTTCTATGCGTATGGTTCACCAGGTAATATCCGTTTAACACTTTTTCGTTTGGTTAATGAAGGTATATTAGAACGTTTGGCTCAAGGCATTTATCTAAAACCCAAAAGAGATCCTTTGTTAGGTATCCTCTATCCTACTACGGAAGAAATAGCCAAGCAAATAGCACAACGCGACAAAGCACGTATTGCACCAACGGGTGTGTTCGCTTTGTATTTGTTGGGGCTAACCACACAAGTTCCTCTAAAAGCGGTGTATCTGTCCGATGGTTCGCAACGAGAAATTAAAATAGGAAACCGTACCATTCAATTCAAAAAAACGGTTCCTAAAAGTTTTGCCATAAAAGATGAATTGTTGCATTTGATCGTGCAAGCATTCAAAGAGGTGAGCCAAAATAAAGTAACCGAAATTTTTTTAGAAAAAATAAAGCCTTCTGTAGTGCAGCTAGACTCCCAAGTGGTCCAAAAGCAGGTAAAATATGCACCGGTTTGGATACAGAAACACATCAATAATATTTATACACAAAGATAA
- a CDS encoding transposase: MEQYNPYKHHRKSIRLVGYDYSQAGLYFVTLVCQDRAHLFGDIKDDIMYLNEFGQLVADEWLHTQEVRDNVVIHEFIVMPNHIHGIIEILYPKESSNIVGAFKSPSQTIGAIVRGYKIATIKRIKELIKRTEDNKGEDSKGELQFAQKTISILYF; the protein is encoded by the coding sequence ATGGAACAATACAACCCTTATAAACACCATCGAAAGTCGATACGTTTGGTTGGCTATGATTATAGCCAAGCGGGATTGTATTTTGTTACTTTAGTTTGCCAAGATAGAGCGCATTTGTTTGGTGATATAAAAGATGATATCATGTATTTGAATGAATTTGGGCAACTTGTAGCTGATGAGTGGTTACATACGCAGGAAGTTCGAGATAATGTTGTAATACACGAATTTATAGTAATGCCTAATCATATCCATGGTATTATAGAAATACTATATCCTAAAGAATCCAGCAATATTGTAGGCGCTTTTAAATCGCCTTCCCAAACCATAGGTGCAATCGTAAGAGGCTATAAAATAGCTACTATAAAAAGAATAAAAGAACTTATAAAACGAACAGAAGATAATAAGGGCGAAGATAGTAAGGGCGAATTGCAATTCGCCCAAAAAACTATCAGTATATTATACTTTTAA
- a CDS encoding AAA family ATPase, whose amino-acid sequence MYISNLKITNYRGVKETRSINLARFSSVVGKNDAGKTIVLNAIATFLDIKSFTITQTDFNDLSKPIEFEFQFSSDSISDLLETKVKSKVKKTEGLDEFINDLIFDNSIIYKRIAYNIGKSWSEEHILINDFENSEIQGLYFKSDEEITAIVEKFGIVIPVEGKGRNSKAEKIKFIKEHFKDEPRANFWIPDDMKISSLFPEVEMFKADYGLEADTKFKTATVTEIEEYFSRVEDRLVIFKNEINAEMKKEADILKTYMQEYASNLLDIDISPNVAWKDAIKSVDVSFQFAGDDKFIPMTHKGTGYRRLFMVARFRYLAQKSKGNNIIYLIEEPETFLHPTAQQDLLNALKELSNENQVVTTTHSPVFAGATHIEGVVLCTKRTQSNYENAVEGNEREFLFKIIDELGIKPSFNLRDNHESILFVESTNDMKFYDIICRKLLDFNLIGNPKVLVLPFGGGADIDSFLNLDYFDNSGRKLFLLIDSDKQQNKQDSQHQKAQDYINRKQNAQAYVIFRSCIENYYHPRCIERVYDCELETFPNFTPEDNVKTLIKNIVSEKGLGYKNIREKNNFKIFENMTVEEWQEVVEEELLDFLVLLK is encoded by the coding sequence ATGTATATTTCTAACTTAAAAATAACTAATTATCGAGGAGTAAAAGAAACGCGCTCAATAAATCTTGCTAGATTTTCATCAGTAGTTGGTAAAAATGATGCTGGTAAAACAATAGTATTAAATGCAATTGCAACATTTTTAGACATTAAAAGTTTCACCATAACACAAACAGATTTTAATGATTTAAGTAAACCAATTGAGTTTGAATTTCAATTCAGCTCAGATTCAATTTCTGATTTACTTGAAACTAAAGTAAAATCAAAAGTAAAGAAGACTGAAGGGTTAGATGAATTTATTAATGATTTGATTTTCGATAATTCTATTATTTATAAAAGAATAGCATATAATATCGGAAAATCTTGGAGTGAAGAGCATATTCTAATTAATGATTTTGAAAATTCTGAAATTCAAGGTTTATATTTTAAATCTGATGAAGAAATCACAGCAATTGTAGAAAAATTTGGAATTGTAATTCCAGTAGAAGGTAAAGGAAGAAATTCTAAAGCTGAGAAAATAAAATTTATAAAGGAGCATTTTAAAGATGAGCCTAGAGCTAATTTTTGGATTCCTGATGACATGAAGATTTCATCATTATTTCCAGAAGTAGAAATGTTTAAAGCAGATTATGGCTTAGAAGCTGATACAAAATTTAAAACAGCTACGGTCACAGAAATTGAGGAATATTTTAGTCGTGTTGAAGATAGGTTAGTAATTTTTAAGAATGAGATTAATGCTGAAATGAAAAAAGAAGCTGATATTCTTAAAACTTATATGCAAGAATATGCTTCTAATTTATTAGATATTGATATTAGTCCAAATGTTGCGTGGAAAGATGCAATCAAAAGTGTTGATGTTTCCTTTCAATTCGCAGGTGATGATAAATTCATCCCAATGACTCATAAAGGTACAGGCTATCGTAGATTATTTATGGTTGCTAGATTTAGATATCTGGCTCAGAAAAGTAAAGGGAATAATATCATTTATTTAATAGAAGAACCTGAAACATTTTTACATCCAACGGCTCAGCAAGATTTATTGAATGCTTTAAAAGAATTATCGAATGAAAACCAAGTTGTTACCACAACACACTCTCCTGTATTTGCAGGTGCAACACATATTGAAGGTGTCGTTTTATGTACAAAAAGAACTCAATCAAATTATGAAAATGCAGTTGAAGGTAATGAGAGAGAATTTTTATTTAAAATCATTGATGAGTTAGGAATTAAACCATCATTTAATTTAAGAGATAATCATGAAAGTATCTTATTTGTTGAAAGTACAAATGACATGAAATTTTATGATATAATATGTCGAAAACTATTAGATTTTAATTTGATTGGAAATCCAAAAGTTTTGGTATTACCATTTGGCGGAGGAGCTGATATAGATAGCTTTTTAAATCTTGACTATTTTGATAATTCTGGTCGAAAATTATTTTTATTAATTGATAGTGATAAACAACAAAATAAACAAGATTCACAACATCAAAAAGCTCAAGATTATATCAATCGAAAACAAAACGCTCAAGCATACGTAATATTCCGAAGTTGTATTGAAAATTACTATCATCCTAGATGTATCGAAAGAGTTTATGATTGCGAATTAGAAACTTTTCCAAATTTTACACCAGAAGATAATGTCAAAACTTTAATAAAAAATATTGTTTCTGAAAAAGGTTTAGGTTACAAGAATATTAGAGAAAAAAATAATTTCAAAATTTTCGAAAATATGACGGTTGAAGAATGGCAAGAAGTAGTTGAAGAAGAATTGTTAGATTTTCTTGTGTTACTTAAATAA
- a CDS encoding helix-turn-helix domain-containing protein has translation MVTTQKKHIGRNISRIREMKGMKQETLAELLGISQQKMSVIENTPDLEDAKLDNIAKALEVPTQAIKEYSDERMINYVNNFYDNSSSQGNSFNQGMYTTFNPLDKLVEAYEENKKLYERLLAAEKEKLTYIEQLLKK, from the coding sequence ATGGTAACGACACAAAAAAAACATATAGGACGCAACATCAGTCGCATTCGTGAAATGAAGGGAATGAAACAAGAAACTTTAGCTGAACTGTTAGGTATTAGCCAACAAAAAATGTCGGTAATTGAAAACACACCGGATTTGGAAGATGCAAAACTGGACAATATCGCGAAAGCCCTTGAAGTACCTACACAAGCCATTAAAGAATATTCGGATGAACGAATGATTAATTACGTAAATAATTTCTACGACAATAGCTCATCTCAAGGTAATAGTTTTAACCAAGGAATGTATACAACCTTCAACCCTTTAGATAAACTGGTAGAGGCATATGAAGAGAATAAAAAATTATACGAGCGTCTGTTAGCTGCTGAAAAGGAAAAATTAACTTATATAGAGCAATTATTAAAAAAATAA
- a CDS encoding type I restriction endonuclease subunit R, with translation MKYTESQLEKAFISLLETEGYHYINGKELIRTSNQEVLLKEDLRSFLFNRYPDLEEVEIETLINELAFQSTSTLYESNKTICKLLADGLIFKRNNPSKKDLHIRYIDIENIKNNTFKIVNQLEIQGTELRIPDLILYINGIPVVVFEFKTLIEEEITIFKAYEQLTTRYKRDIPELLKYNVFCVISDGVNNKAGTVFSPYEFYYGWNKITGAEKKALTGIETTTSLVQGMLNQTRLVDIIHHFVLFPDTSKHELKVLSRYPQYYAANKLYQNILVHRKPEGDGKGGTYFGATGCGKSYTMLYLTRLLMRSTDFASPTIIIISDRTDLDDQLSKDFTNAKKFIGDENIINIESRADLRSRLRGIESGGVYLTTVQKFAEDAEILSDRTNIICISDEAHRSQVNLDLKVTIDHEKQTVNKSYGFAKYLHDSLPNATYVGFTGTPIDKTLEVFGDVVDQYTMFESVNDEITVRLVYEGRAAKVNLDYNKVQEIENYHENAVAEGASEYHVEASQKAIAKMEVVLGDTDRIKAIAQDFIAHYEKRIAEKATVAGKVMFVCASRTIAYKLYQEILALRPEWGEVNISEGLNEKEQKEIKPIERVKMVMTRNKDDEKELWELLGNKDERKELDRQFKQIKSNFKIAIVVDMWLTGFDVPFLDTIYIDKPLQTHNLIQTISRVNRKYEGKDRGLVVDYIGIKKNLNKALGMFNNQTADDDFEDLNQAEIIVRDQMDLLRQYFHQFDATDYYQGNPVERLNCLNKASEFVLQTEDSEKFFVNVTKKLKSAYNLVSGSELFTPKEVDEIHFYFAVKSIVVKLTKGEAPDTAQMNEKVAKMVEDAIISEGVEEIFKLDDHKANAIDLFNDKFIEKISNLELPNTKIKILERLLKQTITDFKKVNKVKGQDFADRLKSIVDRYNERSEKDILDYDGIQADTAEQMLDLIIKLRTEMASFEDLGIDYEEKAFYDILDVICKNYGFEFDKDKMLELAREIKKIVDNASQYPDWAERDDIKAQLKMDIIIKLHEFGYPPITQEDVYKNVLEQAENFKKNR, from the coding sequence ATGAAATACACTGAATCACAATTAGAAAAAGCATTTATAAGCCTTCTGGAAACAGAAGGCTATCACTATATTAATGGGAAAGAATTAATTAGAACTTCTAATCAAGAGGTTTTACTCAAAGAAGATTTACGTTCTTTTCTTTTCAACCGCTATCCCGATTTAGAAGAAGTTGAAATTGAAACGTTAATCAATGAGTTAGCTTTTCAGTCGACTTCTACTCTATACGAATCGAATAAAACAATTTGTAAGCTTTTGGCAGATGGTTTAATTTTTAAACGTAATAATCCCAGCAAAAAAGACTTGCATATTCGCTATATTGATATAGAAAACATCAAAAATAATACCTTCAAGATTGTTAATCAATTAGAAATTCAAGGAACAGAATTACGAATTCCTGATTTGATTTTATACATCAATGGGATTCCTGTCGTGGTTTTTGAATTCAAAACATTAATTGAGGAAGAAATAACAATCTTTAAAGCATACGAACAATTAACTACACGTTATAAAAGAGATATACCCGAACTATTGAAATACAATGTGTTTTGTGTGATTAGTGATGGGGTGAATAACAAAGCCGGAACAGTATTTTCTCCTTACGAATTTTACTACGGTTGGAATAAAATTACTGGAGCAGAAAAGAAAGCTTTAACAGGTATTGAAACTACGACTTCTTTGGTGCAAGGAATGTTGAATCAAACACGATTGGTTGATATTATCCATCATTTTGTTTTGTTTCCTGATACTTCAAAACACGAGCTAAAGGTTTTAAGTCGTTATCCGCAATATTATGCAGCCAATAAATTGTATCAAAACATCTTAGTCCATCGTAAACCTGAAGGTGATGGTAAAGGAGGTACGTATTTTGGTGCTACGGGTTGTGGAAAGAGTTATACGATGCTGTATTTAACGCGTTTATTGATGCGTTCGACCGATTTTGCTAGTCCTACGATTATTATCATTTCAGACCGTACCGATTTAGACGATCAATTGTCGAAGGATTTTACTAATGCCAAGAAATTTATTGGGGATGAAAATATCATCAATATCGAATCAAGAGCTGATTTACGATCTCGTTTAAGAGGAATTGAAAGCGGTGGTGTTTATTTAACGACTGTTCAGAAATTTGCTGAAGATGCTGAAATCTTATCCGACCGTACCAATATCATTTGTATTTCGGATGAAGCTCATCGATCGCAAGTCAATTTGGATTTAAAAGTGACTATTGATCACGAAAAACAAACGGTAAACAAATCGTATGGTTTTGCAAAATATTTGCACGATTCGTTACCGAATGCAACTTATGTAGGATTTACAGGAACACCTATCGATAAAACGTTAGAAGTGTTTGGAGACGTGGTGGATCAATACACCATGTTTGAATCGGTAAATGATGAAATTACCGTTCGTTTGGTTTATGAAGGAAGAGCCGCCAAAGTCAATTTAGATTACAATAAAGTTCAAGAAATTGAAAATTATCACGAAAATGCAGTAGCCGAAGGCGCATCTGAATATCATGTAGAAGCCAGCCAAAAAGCCATTGCCAAAATGGAAGTGGTATTAGGAGATACCGACCGAATCAAAGCTATTGCACAAGATTTTATTGCGCATTACGAAAAGCGTATCGCAGAAAAAGCTACGGTAGCAGGAAAAGTGATGTTTGTTTGTGCTTCTCGCACCATTGCTTATAAATTGTACCAAGAGATTTTGGCTTTACGACCTGAATGGGGAGAAGTAAATATTTCGGAAGGATTAAATGAGAAAGAGCAAAAAGAAATCAAGCCAATAGAGCGTGTCAAAATGGTGATGACACGTAATAAAGATGATGAAAAAGAGCTTTGGGAACTTTTGGGTAATAAAGATGAACGAAAAGAATTAGATCGACAGTTTAAACAAATCAAATCCAATTTCAAAATTGCGATTGTCGTGGATATGTGGTTAACAGGATTTGATGTGCCTTTTTTAGATACCATTTATATTGATAAGCCTTTACAAACGCATAATCTAATTCAAACGATTTCTCGTGTCAATCGAAAATACGAAGGAAAAGATCGTGGATTAGTGGTTGATTATATTGGAATCAAAAAGAACTTGAACAAAGCGTTAGGGATGTTCAATAACCAAACAGCCGATGATGATTTTGAGGACTTAAATCAAGCTGAAATCATCGTTAGAGACCAAATGGATTTATTACGTCAATATTTCCATCAATTTGATGCTACTGATTATTACCAAGGAAATCCTGTTGAGCGTTTAAATTGTTTAAACAAAGCTTCTGAATTTGTTTTACAAACCGAAGATTCAGAGAAATTCTTTGTCAATGTAACGAAGAAATTAAAGTCAGCTTATAATTTAGTGAGTGGTTCTGAATTGTTCACGCCTAAAGAAGTTGATGAAATTCATTTCTATTTTGCTGTCAAATCAATTGTAGTAAAATTGACGAAAGGCGAAGCACCTGATACGGCTCAAATGAATGAGAAAGTAGCTAAAATGGTAGAAGATGCGATAATTTCTGAAGGTGTAGAGGAAATCTTTAAACTGGATGATCATAAAGCCAATGCGATTGATTTGTTTAACGATAAATTCATTGAGAAAATCTCTAATCTTGAATTACCGAACACAAAGATTAAAATCTTAGAACGTTTACTTAAACAAACGATTACTGACTTTAAAAAAGTGAATAAAGTTAAAGGTCAAGATTTTGCTGATCGTTTAAAAAGCATTGTGGATCGTTACAACGAACGTAGTGAAAAAGATATTTTAGATTATGATGGTATTCAAGCTGATACAGCAGAACAAATGCTAGATTTAATCATCAAATTACGCACTGAAATGGCTTCATTTGAAGATTTAGGAATCGATTATGAAGAAAAAGCATTCTACGATATTTTGGATGTCATCTGTAAAAATTATGGATTTGAATTCGATAAAGATAAAATGCTAGAACTAGCTCGTGAAATAAAAAAGATTGTAGACAATGCCTCTCAATATCCAGATTGGGCTGAACGTGATGATATTAAAGCACAATTGAAAATGGATATTATCATCAAGCTTCACGAATTTGGATATCCTCCAATCACGCAAGAAGATGTGTATAAAAATGTTTTAGAGCAAGCTGAGAATTTTAAGAAGAATAGATGA